In Candidatus Defluviilinea proxima, a single genomic region encodes these proteins:
- a CDS encoding molybdopterin molybdenumtransferase MoeA, which translates to MPEFLTLLPPDQARDLMLSHLSYPLPDSESIDVVHALNRILAQDILAPHPLPDFQRSTVDGYAVRASDTHGASDSLPAYSTLIGEVPMGDAPSFEITQGQCALIHTGGMLPSGADAVVMLEYTQTIGRDGQLPIPTKGEIEISRAVANGENVIRIGEDVAQGQLVLPKGTLIRPAEIGGLLALGFTSLRVARLVSIGVLSTGDEVIDPSQTPRPGQVRDINSYTLSALIEKSGGVAKRYGIISDQFEALKEAAAKALSECDVVIITAGSSASTRDMTADVIRQLGEPGVLVHGINTRPGKPTILGVCNGKAVIGLPGNPVSALVNGYLFVVPVIEKLLGALPKPKATVQAILTVNLPSQAGREDWIPVKLIVNRQSSTVNYSADPIFGKSNLIFTLASADGLLRIHPDATGLSAGEMVEVVLI; encoded by the coding sequence ATGCCCGAATTCCTGACTCTTCTCCCTCCAGACCAAGCGCGGGACTTAATGCTCTCGCATCTTTCTTACCCGTTGCCTGATTCTGAATCAATTGACGTTGTCCATGCTTTGAATCGGATTCTCGCCCAAGACATCCTTGCCCCTCATCCTCTCCCTGACTTCCAACGCTCCACCGTAGACGGCTACGCCGTCCGCGCGAGTGATACACATGGCGCCTCTGACTCTCTGCCAGCCTACTCGACTCTCATCGGCGAAGTCCCAATGGGAGATGCTCCCTCGTTTGAGATTACACAAGGTCAATGTGCATTGATCCATACTGGCGGCATGTTACCGAGTGGGGCAGATGCTGTGGTGATGTTGGAATATACACAAACAATCGGTAGGGATGGGCAGCTGCCCATCCCTACAAAAGGTGAAATCGAGATTTCTCGCGCTGTTGCCAATGGCGAAAACGTTATCCGCATCGGAGAAGATGTGGCGCAGGGACAACTCGTTCTCCCCAAAGGGACTCTCATCCGTCCCGCAGAAATCGGCGGGTTGCTTGCACTAGGATTTACAAGTTTGCGCGTAGCCAGATTGGTAAGTATCGGGGTGTTGTCAACGGGCGATGAAGTGATCGACCCGAGTCAAACTCCGCGACCAGGGCAGGTGAGAGATATCAACTCGTATACATTGTCAGCGCTTATTGAGAAAAGTGGGGGTGTAGCAAAACGTTATGGGATTATCAGCGACCAGTTTGAAGCGTTGAAAGAAGCGGCGGCGAAGGCGCTATCCGAATGTGACGTGGTTATTATCACCGCTGGTTCGTCTGCATCCACAAGAGATATGACTGCCGATGTGATCCGTCAATTGGGTGAGCCCGGTGTTCTCGTGCATGGAATCAACACCCGCCCCGGCAAACCGACCATTCTCGGTGTGTGCAATGGTAAAGCTGTGATTGGTCTGCCCGGCAACCCCGTCAGCGCCTTGGTGAATGGATATTTGTTTGTTGTGCCAGTCATTGAGAAATTGTTGGGTGCACTTCCCAAACCCAAAGCTACTGTTCAAGCGATACTAACGGTTAATCTCCCATCTCAAGCGGGCAGAGAAGACTGGATACCAGTCAAGCTAATCGTCAATCGTCAATCGTCAACCGTCAATTACAGCGCTGATCCCATCTTCGGTAAAAGCAACTTGATCTTCACGCTGGCAAGTGCAGATGGTTTGTTACGCATTCACCCCGATGCAACGGGGTTATCGGCGGGGGAAATGGTAGAAGTGGTTTTAATTTAA
- a CDS encoding ornithine cyclodeaminase family protein, whose protein sequence is MLILSRKEVEQLLNPHELLTALEDGFKALSAGQLDVPPRNQAIAPKGVLVGMPGRNMSVKLVTVFHENQTVPAHQATITLFDSDTGTPLAFMDGEHITAMRTAAGAILSIKHLARANSKSLAIIGVGVLGHAHLKMIETLVGIEKIWIASRNLAHAQALAAHDSRAHAVDSVRTAVSQADIVCLCTSSLEPVIESKWLKQGVHISSVGYRPPGGELPRDVVEASRIFVESKVAFSDPPVGCSELQGLNPETGTELGEVLSKQRAGRTSEKEATLYKSMGHAMEDLVAANLVYQKAIRQGAGKEIPF, encoded by the coding sequence ATGCTCATCCTCTCTCGAAAAGAAGTAGAACAACTCCTCAACCCACACGAACTCCTCACCGCGCTTGAAGATGGATTCAAAGCCCTCAGCGCAGGCCAGCTGGACGTGCCGCCGCGCAACCAAGCCATCGCACCGAAAGGCGTACTCGTTGGCATGCCCGGGCGAAACATGTCCGTCAAACTCGTCACCGTCTTTCACGAGAATCAAACCGTCCCAGCCCATCAAGCCACCATCACCCTCTTCGACTCGGACACAGGCACACCCCTCGCCTTCATGGATGGCGAACACATCACCGCCATGCGCACCGCCGCAGGCGCGATCCTTTCCATCAAACATCTCGCACGCGCAAACAGCAAATCGCTCGCCATCATCGGCGTGGGAGTGTTAGGTCATGCGCATTTAAAGATGATTGAGACTCTGGTCGGCATCGAAAAGATTTGGATCGCTTCGAGAAACCTTGCTCACGCCCAAGCCTTAGCCGCCCACGACTCACGCGCCCATGCAGTTGATTCTGTCCGAACAGCCGTCTCCCAAGCGGATATCGTCTGCTTATGCACATCCTCGCTTGAACCCGTTATTGAATCAAAGTGGCTCAAACAGGGAGTACATATCTCGTCTGTTGGCTATCGTCCGCCGGGAGGCGAGTTGCCGAGAGATGTCGTGGAAGCAAGTCGTATCTTCGTTGAATCCAAAGTTGCATTCAGCGATCCGCCTGTTGGATGTTCTGAGTTGCAAGGGCTGAACCCAGAGACAGGCACGGAGTTGGGAGAAGTTCTATCGAAACAGCGAGCCGGTCGAACGTCTGAAAAAGAGGCGACGCTTTATAAGTCCATGGGGCATGCCATGGAAGATCTAGTTGCAGCAAATTTGGTCTATCAAAAAGCGATCAGACAAGGGGCTGGAAAAGAGATCCCGTTTTGA
- a CDS encoding prenyltransferase, whose translation MLKLTRPLHLLFAALTYSLGASIANYLGETFRAGSFWLGLFGVILAQLTMSLLPEIFRLDVEPLSEDETRIQRQTLRNNLLYISIASLASLALIFYALFATKQLPVSSFFLLGISLVLILVYSIPPFHFINRGFGEILLAIHLAYVFPSIAFVLQSGNVHRFLAITIPLTFLAFAYFLITDFQSFAQDQKLRRITFLTRLGWEHVVPFHNIFVIFAYIFFLAMPAFGLTLSLLWPAFLTLPFALYQIFQLRNISLGLPPNWMILHATALAVFGLTVYFLTLTFWIR comes from the coding sequence ATGCTAAAACTCACCCGTCCTCTCCACCTTCTCTTCGCTGCGCTGACCTACTCTCTCGGCGCGAGCATCGCCAACTACCTTGGCGAGACCTTCCGTGCTGGCTCCTTTTGGCTTGGGCTTTTCGGAGTCATCCTCGCCCAATTGACCATGTCTTTGCTCCCCGAGATTTTCCGTCTCGATGTGGAACCTCTTTCTGAAGATGAAACACGCATCCAAAGGCAGACACTGCGTAACAATCTCCTATACATCTCCATTGCGTCCCTTGCTTCGCTCGCGCTCATCTTCTATGCATTGTTCGCAACCAAGCAACTTCCTGTTTCCTCCTTCTTCCTGCTTGGGATCTCACTTGTACTCATCCTCGTATACTCCATCCCTCCATTTCATTTCATCAATCGTGGCTTTGGCGAGATTCTTCTTGCCATTCATCTGGCGTACGTTTTCCCCTCTATTGCATTCGTTCTTCAATCGGGTAACGTTCACCGTTTCCTAGCCATCACCATTCCTCTTACATTCCTCGCCTTCGCTTACTTCCTCATCACGGACTTTCAATCCTTTGCACAGGATCAAAAACTCCGTCGCATCACATTCCTCACGCGCCTCGGCTGGGAGCATGTTGTCCCGTTCCATAATATCTTCGTCATCTTCGCCTACATCTTTTTTCTCGCCATGCCTGCCTTCGGTCTTACACTGTCCTTGCTTTGGCCCGCCTTCCTCACGCTTCCCTTCGCTCTTTATCAAATTTTCCAACTACGCAACATCTCGCTCGGCCTGCCTCCTAACTGGATGATCCTCCATGCGACTGCCCTCGCCGTCTTTGGTCTCACCGTTTACTTCCTCACTCTGACGTTCTGGATTCGATAA
- a CDS encoding D-2-hydroxyacid dehydrogenase, which yields MPKLLLLTDNTTEYIDLLKQANLPDLEIFTEFNPECDIVFGGTGKIRKVFHDLPNLKWVQTMSAGVEWLMDPSLRRDYVLTNAKNVFGESMSEYVFGYMLYYKKRIAERQEAQHKKQWDEQDGGVLRGKTLGLIGVGSIGSHIAMTAKHFKMNVWGYTRGSETSTHVDRYFHPNNLESDSSLHSKGVLSFAKGLDYLIVVLPKTDGTTSIVNAEVLNALPHHALLINVGRGNAVDTSALLEALTQNKIAGAVLDVTEPEPLPEEHPFWTAPNLLLTFHTSAMSYPEDMVGLFVENYKLYIEGKPLKHQVDFERGY from the coding sequence GACCTTGAGATCTTCACTGAATTCAATCCAGAGTGCGATATCGTCTTTGGCGGCACAGGCAAGATCAGAAAAGTCTTCCATGATCTCCCCAATCTAAAATGGGTGCAGACCATGTCGGCAGGTGTGGAATGGTTAATGGACCCGTCCCTGCGACGAGATTATGTGCTGACGAACGCAAAGAACGTCTTCGGTGAGTCCATGTCTGAGTATGTGTTCGGATATATGTTGTATTACAAGAAGCGCATCGCCGAACGGCAAGAAGCACAACACAAAAAACAATGGGACGAGCAAGATGGCGGCGTACTGCGCGGCAAAACACTAGGCTTGATCGGCGTTGGCTCCATTGGCTCACATATCGCCATGACAGCCAAGCATTTCAAGATGAATGTCTGGGGGTATACACGGGGAAGTGAGACAAGTACACATGTAGATCGATATTTTCATCCTAACAATTTGGAATCCGACAGCTCATTGCACTCGAAGGGTGTGCTGTCGTTTGCCAAAGGCTTGGATTATCTCATTGTCGTTCTCCCCAAAACAGACGGCACCACCAGCATTGTCAACGCCGAAGTGCTTAATGCCCTTCCCCATCACGCGCTTCTCATCAACGTTGGGCGGGGCAACGCCGTGGACACATCCGCTTTGCTGGAAGCGCTCACGCAAAACAAGATCGCAGGTGCGGTGCTCGACGTCACAGAACCGGAGCCGTTGCCTGAAGAGCATCCCTTCTGGACAGCGCCAAATCTCCTGCTCACGTTTCACACATCCGCAATGAGTTACCCTGAAGATATGGTGGGGTTATTTGTTGAGAACTATAAGCTTTACATCGAAGGTAAACCACTGAAGCATCAAGTTGATTTTGAAAGAGGATATTGA
- a CDS encoding cation:proton antiporter, translated as MLELFNKPVGFFLLIMTIILITPLLSERVRLPGIVGIIIGGMLIGPHGFGLLQDNDRIQFLSTIGLVYLMFSAGLEVDINQFMKVRTRALVFGIITFTFPQLMGMGLGYILGLDWLGMILLGSAFASHTLIAFPILTKLGVTRNEAIAVTTGATVLTDIGAFIVLAVVLGAKSGDGISVGYFIQLLVMLTIFTAAIIFGLPRLGKLIFQKLTGRALEFQFVIVALFVAAFTAELIGVHEVVGAFIAGLAVNSMLPRHSPVTGHVLFIGESFFIPIFLLYSGLITDPLTFLKSPQTIIVAIGVTIVAYVSKLVAAWVTAKIYKYTRSEFWTVYGLSHAQAAVTIPTLVIGLNTGLFDTTLFNAAILMILLTSITSPLIVQRFAPTLRVADVDNGHIPLFGRILVPIADVKQAEGLVMLASLLARQSNGKVLAVSVARDMGLANDSSFHIHKDMLGRVYEALNDPETELELIPRIAASHAQGILHTANETSASLILMGWRGRRTLRENVLGSVLDEVVWGSDTPVMIGKLELPLNSMQRVIFIIPAKAVPLIVLRRMLEANLMLAKSLGIPLVLRPDKSYLQAAEALLTSLDSDHPVSIEPLVDQLKPAALEQESIDNFIVVPGFGSRKRVADTLGNLPEQLAKSFDGNLAILHFDK; from the coding sequence ATGCTTGAATTGTTCAATAAGCCAGTTGGATTCTTTTTGCTTATTATGACGATCATCCTCATCACGCCATTGCTTTCTGAGCGTGTGAGATTGCCTGGCATTGTGGGCATCATTATTGGTGGTATGCTCATCGGCCCGCATGGCTTCGGTCTTTTGCAGGACAATGACCGTATCCAGTTCCTTTCCACGATTGGGTTGGTGTACCTCATGTTCAGTGCGGGTTTGGAAGTGGATATCAACCAGTTCATGAAAGTACGCACCCGTGCACTGGTCTTTGGCATAATCACGTTCACATTTCCTCAACTCATGGGCATGGGGCTTGGTTACATTCTTGGCCTTGATTGGCTTGGCATGATTTTGCTGGGCTCTGCTTTTGCATCGCACACACTCATTGCATTTCCCATCCTCACCAAACTTGGTGTCACACGCAATGAAGCGATTGCTGTGACTACAGGCGCGACCGTTCTGACCGATATTGGCGCATTCATTGTCCTTGCAGTTGTCCTCGGCGCAAAATCAGGAGACGGTATTTCGGTCGGCTATTTTATTCAACTCCTTGTCATGTTGACTATTTTTACGGCCGCGATTATTTTTGGTTTGCCTCGTCTTGGCAAACTCATTTTTCAAAAATTGACAGGACGTGCCCTCGAGTTCCAATTTGTGATCGTGGCCCTTTTTGTTGCAGCTTTCACCGCTGAACTTATTGGCGTTCATGAAGTTGTCGGCGCATTCATCGCAGGGCTGGCGGTCAATTCCATGCTTCCTCGTCACAGTCCTGTTACGGGGCATGTGCTTTTCATTGGCGAATCATTTTTTATCCCCATCTTTCTTCTATACAGTGGCCTTATCACAGACCCGCTTACGTTCCTCAAGAGTCCACAGACGATCATTGTTGCTATTGGCGTGACCATTGTCGCCTATGTTTCCAAGCTCGTTGCGGCGTGGGTTACTGCAAAAATATACAAATACACTCGCTCAGAATTTTGGACCGTGTATGGTCTATCCCATGCGCAAGCCGCAGTGACGATCCCAACTCTTGTGATCGGATTAAATACTGGACTTTTTGATACCACCCTTTTCAATGCCGCGATCTTGATGATCCTCCTCACTTCGATCACATCTCCTCTCATCGTCCAGCGCTTCGCTCCTACCCTGCGTGTTGCTGATGTGGACAATGGGCATATCCCTCTCTTTGGCAGGATCCTCGTACCGATTGCAGACGTGAAGCAGGCTGAAGGGCTTGTCATGTTGGCGAGTTTGCTTGCCCGCCAATCTAACGGAAAGGTCCTTGCTGTCAGCGTTGCACGTGATATGGGGCTTGCCAACGATAGCAGTTTTCATATCCATAAAGATATGCTCGGTCGTGTCTACGAAGCGTTAAACGACCCCGAAACTGAGCTTGAACTCATACCGCGTATTGCGGCCTCGCATGCGCAGGGAATCCTCCATACGGCAAATGAGACAAGTGCATCTCTGATCCTTATGGGGTGGCGCGGCAGACGTACACTACGCGAGAACGTGCTTGGTTCTGTATTGGATGAAGTTGTTTGGGGTTCCGATACACCTGTCATGATCGGCAAGCTTGAATTGCCATTGAATAGTATGCAACGAGTCATATTTATCATCCCTGCAAAAGCTGTTCCATTGATCGTTCTGCGCCGTATGTTGGAAGCGAACCTGATGTTGGCAAAATCTCTTGGGATTCCTCTTGTGTTACGCCCTGACAAAAGTTACTTGCAGGCCGCTGAAGCGTTGCTGACTTCCCTTGACTCAGATCACCCAGTCAGTATTGAGCCTCTTGTCGATCAGCTGAAACCCGCTGCACTCGAACAGGAAAGTATCGATAACTTCATTGTTGTGCCTGGTTTTGGCTCCCGTAAACGTGTTGCGGATACATTAGGCAACCTACCCGAACAACTCGCTAAATCCTTTGATGGCAACCTGGCGATTCTGCACTTCGATAAATAG
- a CDS encoding pyridoxal-phosphate dependent enzyme — protein MTVTLTHIQQAAERIKPYIHRTPVITNESLNQRVGAQVYLKCENMQKVGAFKFRGACNAVYSLSDDEAKRGVCTHSSGNHAQALALAARMRGIPAYIVMPSNAPQVKKDAVAGYGGQITYCEPTLEARESTLERIRLETGANFVHPYNDERVISGQGTATLELLDTIPSLDAVITPVGGGGLLSGTSIAAKGLNPKVRVIAAEPEMADDAFRSMQAGNIIPSTNPKSIADGLLSSLGPIDFPIIQQNVEQIVTVSEQGIIASMKFIWERAKIIIEPSAATVIAVLWEKKIDLSGLKVGVILSGGNVDLNKLPWQ, from the coding sequence ATGACCGTCACCCTCACCCACATCCAGCAAGCCGCAGAACGCATCAAACCATACATACATCGCACACCAGTCATCACGAACGAAAGTCTCAATCAACGCGTCGGCGCACAGGTCTATCTCAAATGCGAGAACATGCAAAAAGTTGGCGCATTCAAATTTCGTGGCGCATGCAACGCAGTCTATTCATTGAGCGATGACGAAGCCAAACGCGGAGTCTGCACTCACTCATCAGGCAATCACGCACAAGCACTCGCACTCGCGGCACGCATGCGCGGCATCCCTGCCTATATCGTCATGCCAAGCAATGCGCCCCAGGTCAAAAAGGATGCGGTCGCTGGCTACGGCGGACAGATCACCTACTGCGAGCCGACTCTTGAAGCGAGGGAAAGTACCTTGGAACGGATCAGACTGGAGACAGGCGCCAACTTCGTCCATCCATACAATGACGAACGCGTCATATCTGGACAAGGAACTGCTACTCTCGAGTTGCTTGATACTATCCCAAGCCTAGACGCCGTCATCACCCCCGTAGGCGGAGGTGGACTCTTGAGCGGCACATCCATCGCCGCAAAAGGACTCAACCCCAAAGTCCGTGTGATCGCCGCCGAACCCGAAATGGCAGACGACGCCTTCCGCTCCATGCAGGCAGGCAATATCATTCCGTCTACAAATCCAAAGTCCATTGCCGATGGCCTGCTCTCTTCGCTCGGACCAATAGACTTCCCCATCATCCAACAAAACGTCGAGCAGATCGTCACTGTCAGCGAGCAGGGCATCATCGCCTCAATGAAGTTCATCTGGGAACGTGCCAAGATCATCATCGAACCATCTGCCGCAACTGTTATCGCAGTGCTGTGGGAAAAGAAGATCGATCTCTCTGGTCTGAAAGTTGGCGTCATCCTCAGTGGCGGCAATGTAGATTTGAATAAGTTGCCGTGGCAATAA